In Nitrospira sp., the following proteins share a genomic window:
- a CDS encoding type II toxin-antitoxin system RelE/ParE family toxin, which produces MKPVHFVGSSRERLRDLPDDVRETVGHQLFKVQQGKEPDDWTPMPAVGLGVNEIRVRDESGGYRVLYLAKFEEAVYVLHVFEKRSQKTLNSDIRLAKGRYADLLRWRKGEDL; this is translated from the coding sequence ATGAAGCCGGTTCATTTTGTGGGATCGTCGCGGGAACGCCTGCGGGATTTGCCCGATGATGTCAGGGAGACGGTAGGGCATCAACTCTTCAAGGTGCAGCAGGGGAAAGAGCCGGACGATTGGACGCCGATGCCGGCGGTAGGCCTCGGCGTCAATGAAATCCGGGTGCGGGATGAGAGCGGAGGCTATCGAGTGCTCTACTTGGCGAAGTTCGAGGAGGCCGTGTATGTGCTCCACGTCTTTGAGAAACGGTCCCAGAAGACGCTGAATAGTGATATCCGGCTTGCTAAAGGTCGATATGCCGATTTGCTGAGATGGCGAAAGGGGGAAGATTTATGA
- a CDS encoding lipase family protein, giving the protein MIASPNTTPFRTFAFIVTLAGLVAASAGCSKSALPKPTPSQPPAPIDFALAVQYAQRAALVYESDASIKQKAPAGTMVSFMVETPRGVKAYIETDDAKKIQWVAVRGTATLENVKLDVDYNKVVDGRLQIPLHKGFADTALQVYAFAKPLLRPGYEVRVTGHSLGGAAASIVLMLFKEDGVKLGQAMTFGQPKVTNRAGVERYRGLPLLRFVNDKDPVPLLPPLDISTILDEGPYKHIGPEVVLKDGANYAYFSDAQAERFSVISFWNSLGRQEVPDHSIANYLQSLQAKTGVR; this is encoded by the coding sequence ATGATCGCATCGCCAAATACTACACCGTTCCGCACGTTCGCCTTCATCGTGACGCTCGCCGGTCTCGTCGCTGCTTCCGCAGGCTGTTCCAAGAGCGCCCTGCCGAAACCAACGCCTTCACAACCGCCTGCGCCCATCGATTTCGCGCTCGCGGTACAGTATGCGCAACGGGCGGCCCTGGTCTATGAGAGCGATGCGTCGATCAAGCAGAAGGCGCCGGCCGGCACAATGGTCTCCTTCATGGTGGAAACGCCCAGAGGGGTGAAGGCCTACATCGAAACGGACGATGCGAAAAAGATTCAGTGGGTGGCCGTGCGGGGAACCGCGACCCTGGAGAACGTGAAACTTGATGTGGACTACAACAAGGTGGTGGACGGACGGTTACAGATCCCGCTGCACAAGGGTTTCGCCGACACGGCGCTGCAGGTCTATGCCTTTGCGAAGCCGCTGTTGCGGCCGGGCTATGAAGTGCGCGTGACGGGGCACAGCCTAGGCGGCGCGGCGGCGTCGATCGTCTTGATGCTCTTTAAGGAAGACGGGGTGAAGCTCGGTCAGGCGATGACGTTCGGCCAGCCGAAGGTGACGAACCGCGCGGGCGTCGAGAGGTATCGGGGGCTGCCGCTGCTGCGTTTCGTGAACGACAAGGATCCGGTGCCGCTCCTCCCGCCGCTGGATATCTCCACGATCCTCGACGAAGGCCCGTACAAGCATATCGGCCCCGAAGTCGTGCTGAAGGACGGGGCCAACTACGCCTATTTCAGCGACGCCCAGGCGGAGCGCTTCTCTGTGATCTCGTTCTGGAACTCGCTCGGCAGGCAAGAGGTCCCGGACCATTCCATCGCGAATTACCTGCAGAGCCTCCAGGCGAAGACGGGCGTACGGTAG
- a CDS encoding serine hydrolase domain-containing protein: protein MDSTLAAVPLAPGDTPNFSFSVERQDGRRYTYNRGVSTLQISYESASTSKLVSAVIILRQVERGSLRLTDKPQERIPGWPITSNSNSLYNMTLEHLLSFTSGLTDEPPFLASCLNRPNDDFETCVISLATFNANNGHIPGQEFFYASPHLQVAGLMAIKARGVATWQDVFTEFKTQTGLFPTSTYDLPSATNPRLAGGMHWTGEEYMAFLKALKNGSLLNSTSMGQLLADHTASVVIAYSPALVGAGEDWHYGFGLWHECQSPTFNCTAGTRVSSPGAYGAYPFWDRSKDYFGLVARQGALGTFPNGVAIERSVSPDVEQWLACP from the coding sequence ATGGACTCGACCTTGGCCGCTGTTCCGCTGGCCCCAGGGGATACGCCGAACTTTTCGTTCTCGGTCGAACGGCAGGATGGCCGCCGCTACACCTACAACCGGGGCGTCTCCACGCTACAGATCTCCTATGAATCCGCCTCGACCTCGAAACTGGTCTCAGCAGTCATCATTCTGCGGCAGGTGGAGCGGGGATCTTTGCGACTGACTGACAAGCCTCAGGAACGCATTCCAGGATGGCCCATTACCAGTAACAGCAATTCACTCTACAACATGACCTTGGAACACTTGCTCAGTTTCACCTCGGGCCTGACCGATGAGCCGCCGTTTCTTGCGTCGTGTCTCAATCGCCCCAACGACGACTTTGAAACCTGTGTCATCAGTCTCGCGACCTTCAACGCCAACAATGGTCACATCCCCGGACAGGAATTTTTCTACGCCAGCCCCCACCTGCAAGTGGCGGGGCTCATGGCGATCAAGGCGCGGGGCGTGGCCACCTGGCAGGATGTCTTCACGGAATTCAAAACCCAAACCGGCCTCTTCCCCACTTCGACTTATGATCTCCCCTCAGCCACGAATCCCCGTCTGGCCGGCGGCATGCACTGGACCGGCGAGGAATACATGGCCTTTCTCAAGGCGCTGAAGAATGGCTCGCTGTTGAACAGCACCTCCATGGGTCAGCTGTTGGCAGATCACACCGCCTCCGTCGTGATCGCCTATTCACCGGCCCTGGTCGGCGCAGGCGAAGACTGGCACTACGGATTCGGGCTCTGGCATGAATGCCAGAGCCCTACGTTCAATTGCACGGCCGGCACCAGAGTCTCCAGCCCCGGCGCCTACGGAGCCTATCCGTTCTGGGATCGCAGCAAAGACTATTTCGGTCTCGTCGCCCGCCAGGGCGCGCTCGGAACCTTTCCAAACGGCGTCGCCATCGAACGATCCGTCAGTCCCGACGTCGAACAGTGGCTGGCCTGCCCCTAA
- a CDS encoding methyltransferase — protein sequence MAKKPLTPAKVMELGSGFFGSKTLLSAIELGLFTELAKGARTLDELTARLSLHPRSARDFCDALVALGMLKRTGTRYANTPETALFLDRAKPSYIGGIFEMCNARLYHFWGSLTDGLRTGQPQNEVKTGGDFFGTLYSDPQRLEGFLKAMTGLSIGSGRGIAKKFAWKKYKTFADVGCAQGGVAVEIALAHKHLTGLGMDLPVVHPVFEAYARSKGLAKRLQFRPGNFFNEPLPQVDVIIMGHILHDWNLDEKLMLLRKAYEALPPNGAVIVHEALIDDARKENAFGLLMSLNMLIETPGGFDFTGADCRKWMKEAGFKKTKVERLAGPDGMVIGYK from the coding sequence GTGGCAAAGAAGCCTCTGACACCGGCGAAGGTCATGGAGTTGGGCTCCGGATTTTTCGGGTCGAAGACCCTGCTGAGTGCGATCGAGCTTGGGCTCTTCACCGAGTTGGCGAAAGGGGCGCGCACGCTGGACGAGTTGACCGCGCGGCTGAGTCTGCATCCGCGCAGCGCGCGGGACTTTTGCGATGCGCTGGTCGCCTTGGGGATGCTGAAGCGTACCGGCACACGCTACGCGAATACGCCGGAAACCGCGCTGTTTCTCGATCGGGCCAAGCCGTCCTATATCGGCGGCATCTTCGAAATGTGCAATGCGCGGCTGTATCACTTTTGGGGCTCGCTGACCGACGGGCTTCGCACCGGCCAGCCGCAGAATGAAGTGAAGACCGGCGGCGATTTCTTCGGCACGCTCTATAGCGATCCGCAGCGGCTGGAAGGATTTTTAAAGGCCATGACGGGCCTCAGCATCGGGTCCGGCCGCGGAATTGCCAAGAAATTTGCCTGGAAGAAATACAAGACCTTTGCCGATGTCGGCTGCGCGCAGGGCGGTGTCGCCGTCGAAATCGCGCTCGCGCACAAGCACCTCACCGGGCTCGGCATGGATCTGCCGGTCGTGCACCCGGTGTTCGAGGCCTATGCCCGGAGTAAGGGCCTGGCAAAGCGGCTGCAGTTCCGTCCCGGCAATTTCTTCAACGAGCCGCTGCCGCAGGTCGACGTCATCATCATGGGCCACATCCTCCACGACTGGAACCTCGACGAAAAACTGATGCTCCTGCGCAAGGCCTACGAGGCGCTTCCGCCGAACGGCGCGGTGATCGTCCATGAAGCCCTCATCGATGATGCGCGCAAGGAGAACGCGTTCGGCCTGCTGATGAGCCTCAACATGCTGATCGAAACCCCCGGAGGCTTCGACTTCACCGGCGCCGACTGCCGCAAGTGGATGAAAGAAGCCGGCTTCAAGAAGACCAAGGTGGAGCGGCTGGCCGGACCGGACGGCATGGTGATCGGCTATAAGTAG
- a CDS encoding FAD-binding oxidoreductase, with protein MSIHTVTAQIESIKDLTHDVRQLDLRLVEPATIEFKPGQFISFELPHPETGRLVTRAYSIASSPSRPGVVTLLFNRVSGGPGSTLLYGFKEGDTTRFKGPAGHFTLREDPGRDLLFVATGTGITPIWSMLLANAERPDPRPATLFWGLRSQRDLYYQEDLIALARHMPNLTTVLTLSRPEPGWSGATGRVQQLVEERVTSVAHLAVYLCGSGGMIADVTKALQQKGLCPIYREKYYDAAAAAKD; from the coding sequence GTGAGTATCCACACAGTGACGGCACAGATTGAGTCGATCAAAGATCTGACGCACGATGTGCGGCAGCTCGATTTGCGGCTCGTCGAGCCGGCGACGATCGAGTTCAAACCGGGCCAGTTCATTTCATTCGAACTCCCGCATCCCGAGACCGGCCGTCTCGTCACGCGGGCCTATTCCATCGCCTCATCACCCAGCCGTCCCGGCGTTGTCACGCTCTTGTTCAATCGCGTGTCGGGCGGGCCTGGCTCCACGTTGCTCTATGGATTCAAAGAAGGCGATACGACGCGATTCAAAGGACCGGCCGGCCATTTCACGCTGCGCGAGGATCCTGGGCGTGACCTGCTCTTTGTCGCCACCGGCACCGGCATCACGCCCATCTGGTCGATGCTCCTGGCGAACGCGGAGCGGCCCGATCCCCGACCAGCCACTCTGTTCTGGGGACTGCGGAGCCAGCGCGATCTGTACTATCAGGAAGACTTGATCGCACTTGCGCGTCACATGCCGAACCTGACGACGGTCCTCACGCTCTCTCGTCCCGAGCCGGGCTGGTCCGGAGCGACCGGGCGTGTGCAGCAACTGGTGGAAGAGCGCGTCACATCGGTGGCGCATCTCGCCGTCTATCTCTGCGGAAGCGGCGGCATGATTGCCGACGTGACGAAGGCTCTGCAGCAGAAGGGCCTGTGCCCCATCTATCGCGAAAAGTATTACGATGCAGCCGCCGCCGCGAAAGACTAA
- a CDS encoding helix-turn-helix transcriptional regulator produces MTRATVTKGSGNVFLDLGFSQEKSAELILKSGLLQALQETIKGQGWKQIEAAAQLGIDQAKISKLLAGQMAGFSIERLVHFLSLLGQDVEVTVQKAARGRRRGTVRARVARVGKITA; encoded by the coding sequence ATGACGCGTGCCACAGTGACAAAAGGTAGCGGGAATGTGTTTCTGGATTTGGGGTTTTCCCAAGAGAAGTCCGCCGAGCTGATTCTGAAAAGTGGTCTGCTGCAAGCATTGCAGGAGACAATCAAGGGACAGGGGTGGAAGCAGATCGAAGCGGCGGCGCAGTTGGGCATCGACCAGGCCAAGATATCAAAACTCTTAGCTGGTCAGATGGCGGGATTTTCTATTGAGCGCCTCGTTCACTTTCTCTCACTTCTGGGCCAGGACGTAGAAGTAACGGTTCAGAAGGCGGCGCGTGGACGGCGACGGGGAACTGTTCGGGCAAGAGTAGCCAGGGTCGGAAAGATTACAGCGTAG
- a CDS encoding type II toxin-antitoxin system RelE/ParE family toxin, protein MHIYGRGRKKTIKWIGPSRRDLQAFPSDARRLAGFQLRQVQKGLDPMDWKSMPTIGIGVCELRIHTAVEHRVCYVAKFAEATYVFHAFEKRTRKTAQRDIELVRQRYQALITQR, encoded by the coding sequence TTGCATATTTATGGCCGTGGTCGAAAAAAAACGATCAAGTGGATCGGGCCCTCGCGGCGGGATCTTCAGGCCTTTCCGTCAGACGCTCGGCGTCTAGCGGGCTTTCAGCTTCGTCAGGTTCAGAAGGGCCTGGACCCGATGGATTGGAAATCGATGCCGACGATCGGAATTGGCGTCTGTGAGCTGAGAATCCATACGGCCGTCGAACATCGTGTCTGCTATGTCGCCAAGTTTGCGGAAGCGACTTATGTGTTTCATGCCTTTGAGAAGCGGACGAGGAAAACAGCGCAACGCGACATCGAGCTCGTCAGGCAACGCTATCAGGCGCTCATAACACAACGCTGA
- a CDS encoding helix-turn-helix transcriptional regulator translates to MKAKITPSSGNVFRDLGFGREEAEHLLVRSDLMIQVQKIIAARGLKQKSAAKILGVTQPRVSDLLRGRIDLFSTDALIDILARLGAQVRLTVKVRPAA, encoded by the coding sequence ATGAAAGCTAAAATCACACCGTCCAGCGGAAATGTCTTTCGTGATCTTGGGTTTGGGCGCGAGGAGGCCGAGCATTTGCTGGTCCGGTCGGATCTGATGATTCAGGTGCAGAAGATCATCGCGGCACGCGGCCTCAAACAGAAATCCGCAGCCAAGATACTTGGCGTGACACAGCCCCGCGTCAGCGATCTCCTTCGTGGGCGCATCGACTTATTCAGTACGGACGCCTTAATCGATATACTGGCGAGGCTTGGCGCGCAGGTGCGTCTGACGGTGAAAGTTCGTCCTGCGGCTTAG
- a CDS encoding AEC family transporter, whose product MSARTLYSATPPQTFLLLSSPMPPALQAFLILFVVGATLRLSGLLGKPHAERLGLFVFSVTLPATILVSLDRVAFAPTAWKLPLAACLVSLPLVLASWTIARWLHLARPTQGGFLLAIGCINSVYFAYPVALATFGDEGLAQAILFDLGQTALTLTALYALAVWHGTAARSALTRLLTSPPFWAVTIMLAMKAAGLHLPSWLHTILTPAHLMTTPLASLVLGLSIRFAALRRTWRLTCLGVAMRMLGGLLLGWFAAWLLNLTGMERAVVILIAAMPSAVTAVIFATETGLDEDLVASIVALSICLGVALLPWLPALAAALLG is encoded by the coding sequence GTGAGCGCCCGCACGCTCTACAGCGCAACACCTCCTCAAACTTTTCTGCTACTCTCCTCCCCCATGCCTCCAGCCCTGCAAGCCTTTCTGATCCTCTTCGTTGTCGGCGCTACGCTGCGTCTGTCGGGCCTGCTCGGAAAACCGCACGCGGAACGACTGGGGCTGTTCGTCTTTTCTGTTACGCTGCCGGCGACGATTCTCGTCTCGCTCGATCGCGTGGCCTTTGCCCCGACGGCCTGGAAGCTGCCGCTGGCTGCCTGTCTGGTCTCGCTGCCATTGGTGTTGGCCTCCTGGACGATTGCACGATGGCTGCATCTCGCCCGCCCGACACAGGGCGGATTCCTCCTCGCCATCGGCTGCATCAACTCCGTGTACTTCGCCTATCCCGTCGCCCTGGCGACGTTCGGCGACGAGGGCCTCGCCCAGGCAATCCTCTTCGACCTCGGCCAAACCGCACTCACTCTCACCGCGCTCTATGCCCTGGCCGTGTGGCATGGCACCGCGGCGCGCTCGGCGCTCACGCGCCTGCTCACGTCGCCTCCCTTCTGGGCCGTAACGATCATGCTGGCGATGAAAGCGGCCGGGCTTCATCTGCCTTCCTGGCTCCATACCATTTTGACGCCGGCGCATCTCATGACCACGCCGCTCGCGAGTCTCGTCCTCGGCCTCTCGATCAGGTTCGCGGCGCTGCGACGGACCTGGCGGCTCACTTGCCTGGGTGTGGCAATGCGGATGCTCGGTGGATTGTTGCTGGGATGGTTCGCTGCCTGGCTGCTGAATCTGACGGGAATGGAACGGGCGGTGGTGATTCTGATTGCCGCGATGCCCTCGGCGGTGACGGCCGTGATCTTCGCGACGGAAACCGGATTGGACGAAGATCTCGTCGCCTCGATCGTGGCGCTCTCGATCTGTCTCGGCGTGGCCCTGCTTCCCTGGCTCCCGGCGCTTGCCGCCGCGCTACTGGGCTAG